Proteins encoded in a region of the Methylobacterium radiotolerans JCM 2831 genome:
- the serA gene encoding phosphoglycerate dehydrogenase gives MTPDKLSLPKDKIRVLLLEGINDSAVALMRAAGYTNLTRLPKALDREALHEALQGVHMVGIRSRTQLDAAAFEAADRLLAVGCFSVGTNQVDLEAARHRGIPVFNAPFSNTRSVAELTIGEIVMLLRRIVPRSVGAHAGRWDKSAAGSLEVRGKTLGIVGYGNIGTQLSTLAEAMGMRVLFYDHTDKLRHGNTEPVETLHDLLAQSDVVSLHVPETDATANMIGAAEIRAMKAGAFLINNARGTVVDLEALAAALRDGHLKGAAVDVFPVEPGSNAEPFVSPLQGLENVILTPHIGGSTEEAQERIGSEVARKLVDYSDIGSTVGAVNFPQVQLPARPTGTRFIHVQRNLPGMLGRLNDVFSRGHVNIAAQFYQTDGEVGYVVLETDATDADAEALLTEIRAIPGTIRARLLYERR, from the coding sequence ATGACGCCCGACAAGCTTTCCCTGCCGAAGGACAAGATCCGAGTCCTGCTGCTCGAGGGCATCAACGACAGCGCCGTCGCGCTGATGCGGGCGGCCGGCTACACCAACCTGACGCGGCTGCCGAAGGCGCTGGACCGGGAGGCCCTGCACGAGGCGCTCCAGGGCGTTCACATGGTGGGCATCCGCTCGCGCACGCAGCTCGACGCGGCCGCCTTCGAGGCGGCGGACCGGCTCCTGGCCGTGGGCTGCTTCTCGGTCGGCACCAACCAAGTCGATCTGGAAGCGGCGCGTCACCGGGGCATCCCGGTCTTCAACGCCCCCTTCTCGAACACCCGGTCGGTGGCGGAGCTGACGATCGGCGAGATCGTGATGCTGCTGCGCCGGATCGTTCCGCGCTCGGTGGGGGCCCACGCGGGCCGCTGGGACAAGTCGGCGGCGGGCTCGCTGGAGGTGCGCGGCAAGACGCTGGGCATCGTCGGCTACGGCAATATCGGCACGCAGCTCTCGACCCTGGCCGAGGCCATGGGCATGCGGGTGCTGTTCTACGATCACACCGACAAGCTGCGCCACGGCAACACCGAGCCGGTCGAGACGCTGCACGACCTGCTGGCCCAGAGCGACGTCGTCTCGCTGCACGTGCCGGAGACCGACGCCACCGCCAACATGATCGGCGCGGCCGAGATCCGGGCGATGAAGGCCGGCGCCTTCCTGATCAACAACGCCCGGGGCACCGTGGTCGATCTCGAGGCGCTGGCCGCGGCCCTGCGCGACGGCCATCTCAAGGGCGCGGCCGTCGACGTCTTCCCGGTGGAGCCCGGCTCGAACGCCGAACCCTTCGTGAGCCCGCTCCAGGGGCTCGAGAACGTGATCCTCACCCCGCATATCGGCGGGTCCACCGAGGAGGCGCAGGAGCGGATCGGCTCCGAGGTGGCGCGTAAGCTCGTGGACTACTCCGATATCGGCTCGACCGTCGGCGCCGTGAACTTCCCGCAGGTGCAGCTCCCGGCCCGCCCGACCGGGACGCGGTTCATCCACGTCCAGCGCAACCTGCCCGGCATGCTCGGGCGGCTCAACGACGTGTTCTCCCGCGGCCACGTCAACATCGCCGCGCAGTTCTACCAGACCGACGGCGAGGTCGGTTACGTGGTGCTCGAGACCGACGCCACCGACGCGGATGCCGAGGCGCTGCTCACCGAGATCCGCGCCATCCCGGGCACGATCCGCGCCCGGCTCCTCTACGAGCGCCGCTGA
- a CDS encoding urease accessory protein UreD, with protein sequence MHGPLAPAPSPERLGAAPARQRSDGRIRLRVGPARPGGGTRILDLAEAGPSRLRFPRGTCALEAVLVNTAGGVACGDSFAIDLALEPGADLVLTTTAAEKIYRSDGPVSRIANTLTLGEGAGLAWLPQETILFDRARVRRRFEADLADGAALIAAEVVAFGRAARGERIVDGLFADSWRIRRGGRLAYADSVLLEGPISDHLARPAIGGGARACATILDVSPGAEARLEEARARLAEAASPGTTAAASAWNGHLAVRALGDAVGPLRGLVARFLAGYRALPMPRVWQS encoded by the coding sequence ATGCACGGCCCCCTCGCTCCCGCACCCTCGCCCGAGAGGCTCGGGGCCGCGCCCGCGCGCCAGCGCTCCGACGGGCGCATCCGGCTGCGCGTCGGGCCGGCCCGTCCGGGCGGCGGGACCCGCATCCTGGATCTCGCGGAAGCCGGGCCGTCGCGTCTGCGCTTCCCGCGGGGGACCTGCGCGCTGGAGGCGGTCCTCGTCAACACGGCGGGCGGCGTGGCCTGCGGCGACAGCTTCGCCATCGACCTCGCCCTGGAACCGGGGGCCGACCTGGTGCTGACCACCACGGCGGCCGAGAAGATCTACCGCTCGGACGGCCCCGTGAGCCGCATCGCCAACACCCTGACCCTCGGGGAGGGGGCCGGCCTCGCCTGGCTGCCGCAGGAGACGATCCTGTTCGATCGGGCCCGGGTGCGGCGGCGCTTCGAGGCCGATCTCGCCGACGGCGCCGCGCTGATCGCCGCGGAGGTCGTCGCGTTCGGCCGCGCCGCCCGGGGCGAGCGGATCGTCGACGGTCTGTTCGCGGATTCCTGGCGGATCCGCCGAGGCGGGCGGCTCGCCTACGCCGACAGCGTCCTGCTGGAGGGGCCGATCAGCGACCACCTCGCCCGCCCGGCCATCGGCGGCGGCGCCCGCGCCTGCGCGACGATCCTCGACGTCTCGCCCGGCGCGGAAGCGCGCCTCGAGGAGGCGCGGGCCCGTCTGGCCGAGGCCGCCTCGCCCGGAACGACGGCGGCGGCGAGCGCCTGGAACGGCCATCTGGCGGTCCGCGCGCTGGGGGACGCGGTCGGACCCCTGCGCGGGCTCGTCGCCCGCTTCCTCGCGGGCTACCGGGCCCTGCCGATGCCCCGGGTCTGGCAGAGCTGA
- a CDS encoding glucose 1-dehydrogenase, translating to MTDFPKPPFDRQRQLTPPARDADMDPRPDYGESHYRGSGRLSGRKAIITGADSGIGRAVALAFAREGADVLVSYYDEHDDARETCRLVESAGRTAVAVPGDIKDPKHCRAIVDKAVAAFGQVDVLVNNAAHQKTFANPEEISDEEWEVTFATNIHAMFYLVKAALPHMRSGSSIINTTSVNADAPSPQLLAYATTKGAIQNFTGGLAQMLAERDIRVNCVAPGPVWTPLIPSTMPEEKVRSFGSQVPMKRPGQPCELAPVYVMLAGPESSYVSGATVAVTGGKPIL from the coding sequence ATGACCGACTTCCCGAAGCCGCCCTTCGACCGGCAGCGCCAGCTCACCCCGCCGGCCCGCGACGCCGACATGGATCCGCGACCGGATTACGGCGAGTCGCACTATCGCGGCTCGGGGCGGCTGTCCGGCCGCAAGGCGATCATCACCGGCGCGGACAGCGGCATCGGCCGGGCGGTGGCGCTCGCCTTCGCCCGCGAGGGGGCGGACGTGCTGGTCAGCTACTACGACGAGCACGACGACGCCCGGGAGACCTGCCGCCTCGTGGAATCGGCGGGCCGCACGGCCGTGGCGGTGCCGGGGGACATCAAGGACCCGAAGCATTGCCGCGCCATCGTCGACAAGGCGGTGGCCGCGTTCGGGCAGGTCGACGTGCTCGTCAACAACGCCGCGCACCAGAAGACCTTCGCGAACCCGGAGGAGATCTCCGACGAGGAGTGGGAGGTCACCTTCGCGACCAACATCCACGCCATGTTCTACCTGGTGAAGGCCGCTCTCCCGCACATGAGGAGCGGCAGCTCGATCATCAACACCACCTCGGTGAACGCCGACGCGCCCAGCCCGCAACTGCTCGCCTACGCCACCACCAAGGGCGCGATCCAGAACTTCACCGGCGGCCTCGCCCAGATGCTGGCGGAGCGCGACATCCGGGTGAACTGCGTGGCCCCGGGGCCGGTCTGGACGCCGCTCATCCCCTCCACCATGCCGGAGGAGAAGGTCCGCTCCTTCGGGTCGCAGGTGCCGATGAAGCGCCCCGGCCAGCCCTGCGAGCTCGCCCCCGTCTACGTCATGCTGGCCGGACCGGAGTCGAGCTACGTCTCCGGCGCCACCGTGGCGGTGACCGGCGGCAAGCCGATCCTCTGA
- a CDS encoding BA14K family protein, producing MTTTVTAVASAILAGALLGMPTGASAQAGSFANHGFGNHNFGAAAVAGGSGFSNHSFGNRGFGAGPAGGGFANRGFGNHALGSGAAAAGFANHGFGNHNFGRPSVGGGLSNPGFGHGLGAHRGYGHHRHDGYNRGFYGRPYGYGYGRRGYGLGGLGLGLAVGGLYGGYGYPGYGYDAGYYGGYAPVTYGYADTETDRAVDDDRACARRFRSYDPQSGTYLGRDGRRHRCR from the coding sequence ATGACCACAACAGTCACAGCGGTGGCATCGGCAATCCTTGCCGGCGCCCTTCTCGGGATGCCGACCGGAGCCAGCGCGCAGGCGGGCAGCTTCGCCAATCACGGATTCGGCAACCACAATTTCGGAGCCGCGGCCGTCGCGGGCGGCAGTGGTTTCAGCAATCACAGCTTCGGCAATCGCGGCTTCGGAGCCGGTCCCGCAGGCGGCGGCTTCGCCAACCGGGGTTTCGGCAATCACGCGCTCGGGTCGGGAGCGGCTGCCGCCGGCTTCGCCAATCACGGCTTCGGCAACCACAATTTCGGTCGGCCCTCTGTCGGCGGCGGGCTCTCCAACCCGGGCTTCGGGCACGGGCTCGGGGCCCATCGCGGCTACGGTCATCATCGCCATGACGGCTACAACCGCGGCTTCTACGGGAGGCCCTACGGCTACGGCTACGGCCGGCGCGGGTATGGCCTCGGCGGTTTGGGCCTGGGGCTCGCTGTGGGCGGTCTGTACGGCGGCTACGGCTATCCGGGATACGGCTACGACGCCGGGTACTACGGCGGCTACGCGCCCGTCACTTACGGCTACGCCGACACCGAGACCGACCGCGCCGTCGACGATGACCGCGCCTGCGCGCGCCGGTTCCGGTCCTACGACCCGCAGAGCGGGACCTATCTCGGCCGGGACGGGCGCCGCCATCGCTGCCGGTAA
- a CDS encoding methyl-accepting chemotaxis protein, giving the protein MRISLGLKLSAVIGLLALVASGIAAFAIRQSNWEQERAAATDRIWNAGLQAGALGQAIEHAVVQATALYTADDTTEARTRLSALHDALATVEQVRGPFLEAMEDQLPADRRRRFDLFVKEFIAYQTDTAELGLTVSPKAALIQATDEATVKNRERMVAEIGILGREVLSRLNARRAADAADRRRSRITLVVVPAVALALGLLAAIWIILTQVRRPLHRLKDGMTALAANDLDRAIPFTHRRDEIGEMAAAIAAFRTALIEKRDLDAEAQARRDRDRSRAEALAAATRAFEAETHRAVTDLADSAEAMQAAADTLSGNAGAMAAEAAVVAGASEQSAGLVDSIASAAEELSASAREIEARVRHTSAIATSALSDTQGLKETVMSLSQAAEEIGAVVTLIREVAEQTNLLALNATIEAARAGAAGRGFAVVAAEVKALAGQTALATDRITGQVGSIQGAAGRTVGAIGTIGETIARMSLIASEVADATDQQGRASQEIARAISGAAAEARHVSESVAGVQAAAASNEAQAGQVRGSAARVNAGTHSLQRAIETFMVEVHGA; this is encoded by the coding sequence ATGCGTATCTCACTCGGCCTGAAGCTCTCTGCGGTGATCGGGCTGCTCGCCCTTGTGGCGAGCGGCATCGCGGCCTTCGCGATTCGCCAATCGAACTGGGAGCAGGAGCGCGCGGCCGCCACGGACCGGATCTGGAACGCCGGCCTGCAGGCCGGCGCTCTGGGCCAGGCGATCGAGCACGCGGTGGTGCAGGCCACGGCCCTCTACACCGCGGACGACACGACCGAGGCGCGCACCCGCCTGTCGGCGCTCCACGACGCCCTCGCCACGGTGGAGCAGGTGCGGGGGCCTTTCCTGGAGGCCATGGAGGATCAACTTCCCGCCGACCGTCGGCGGCGGTTCGACCTCTTCGTCAAGGAATTCATCGCCTACCAGACCGATACCGCCGAACTCGGCCTCACGGTCTCGCCGAAGGCCGCCCTGATCCAGGCGACCGACGAGGCGACCGTGAAGAACCGCGAGCGCATGGTGGCCGAGATCGGCATTCTCGGGCGGGAGGTGCTGAGCCGCCTGAACGCCCGTCGCGCCGCGGACGCGGCCGACCGCCGCCGGTCGCGGATCACCCTGGTGGTCGTGCCGGCCGTCGCGCTGGCGCTCGGCCTGCTCGCGGCGATCTGGATCATCCTGACTCAGGTGCGGCGGCCGCTGCATCGGCTCAAGGACGGCATGACGGCGCTCGCCGCCAACGATCTCGACCGCGCGATCCCGTTCACGCATCGCCGCGACGAGATCGGCGAGATGGCCGCCGCCATCGCGGCGTTCCGCACGGCGCTGATCGAGAAGCGCGACCTCGACGCGGAGGCGCAGGCGCGCCGCGACCGCGACCGCAGCCGGGCCGAGGCCCTGGCCGCGGCGACGCGCGCCTTCGAGGCCGAGACGCATCGCGCCGTCACCGATCTCGCCGACTCGGCCGAGGCGATGCAGGCGGCGGCCGATACCCTCTCGGGCAATGCGGGCGCGATGGCCGCCGAGGCGGCCGTCGTGGCCGGAGCGTCGGAACAGAGCGCGGGCCTCGTCGACAGCATCGCCAGCGCCGCCGAGGAACTCTCGGCCTCGGCGCGGGAGATCGAGGCGCGGGTCCGGCACACGAGCGCGATCGCCACCTCCGCCCTCTCCGACACGCAGGGGCTCAAGGAGACGGTGATGAGCCTCTCGCAGGCGGCCGAGGAGATCGGCGCCGTGGTCACGCTGATCCGCGAGGTCGCCGAGCAGACGAACCTTCTCGCGCTCAACGCGACGATCGAGGCGGCCCGCGCGGGGGCTGCCGGGCGGGGCTTCGCGGTGGTCGCCGCGGAGGTGAAGGCGCTGGCCGGCCAGACGGCGCTCGCCACGGACCGCATCACCGGGCAGGTCGGGTCGATCCAGGGGGCCGCCGGGCGCACGGTCGGCGCCATCGGCACGATCGGCGAGACGATCGCCCGGATGAGCCTGATCGCGTCCGAGGTGGCCGACGCCACCGACCAGCAGGGCCGCGCCAGCCAGGAGATCGCCCGGGCGATCTCCGGCGCGGCCGCGGAGGCCCGGCATGTCTCGGAGAGCGTGGCCGGCGTTCAGGCCGCGGCCGCGTCCAACGAGGCGCAGGCCGGCCAGGTGCGCGGCAGTGCCGCCCGGGTCAATGCCGGGACGCACAGCCTGCAGCGGGCGATCGAGACCTTCATGGTGGAGGTCCACGGCGCCTGA
- a CDS encoding NADPH-dependent FMN reductase produces the protein MALTIPVILGSVRADRIGIRAARFLIAQLAARGHAAPLVDPAELALPLLDRMFKEYPAGTAPEPLQRCADLFRRADAFLVVTAEYNHGVPPALSNTLDHFLEEYFWRPSAICCYSAGQFGGVRAAMPLRAMLAEMGMSSIPSLLPIPRLQKVVDAQGVPAEPWLAAAAGRFLDELEWHAEALRDRRRRGTPY, from the coding sequence ATGGCCCTGACCATCCCCGTGATCCTCGGCAGCGTCCGGGCCGACCGCATCGGCATCCGCGCCGCGCGCTTCCTGATCGCGCAACTCGCGGCGCGCGGCCACGCCGCCCCGCTGGTCGATCCGGCCGAACTGGCGCTCCCGCTCCTCGACCGGATGTTCAAGGAATACCCGGCCGGGACGGCCCCGGAACCCCTGCAGCGCTGCGCCGACCTCTTCCGCCGCGCCGACGCCTTCCTGGTCGTCACGGCCGAGTACAACCACGGTGTGCCGCCGGCGCTGTCCAACACCCTCGATCACTTCCTCGAGGAGTATTTCTGGCGGCCCTCGGCCATCTGCTGCTACTCGGCCGGCCAGTTCGGCGGCGTCCGGGCCGCGATGCCGCTGCGGGCCATGCTCGCCGAGATGGGCATGTCGAGTATCCCCTCGCTCCTGCCGATTCCCCGGCTCCAGAAGGTCGTCGACGCGCAGGGCGTCCCCGCCGAGCCCTGGCTCGCGGCGGCGGCCGGCCGCTTCCTCGACGAGCTGGAATGGCACGCCGAGGCCCTGCGGGACCGGCGCCGGCGCGGCACGCCGTACTGA
- the rocF gene encoding arginase has protein sequence MSGEAQPDAARSIALIGAPIEVGTSEPGALMGPAALRTAGLVRALAELGHAIADRGDVVPDGPAGTRGLEGVAAWTRAVSRAVGDALDAGALPLTAGGDHSLSLGSVDGVMRHSARRGQPVFVLWLDAHADFNTPATSPSGNVHGMPLAALCGEPGFPSLFAEPAPAPLPPAHVHLFGLRSIDAGERALVTARRVGVTDMRTIDEFGVVAPLRRVLDRVAAQGAHLHVSLDIDFLDPSIAPAVGTTVPGGATFREAHLIMEMLHDSGLVRSLDVVELNPFLDERGRSARVLVELVASLFGRRILDRPTGPIEAVAAEPAGRA, from the coding sequence ATGAGCGGCGAAGCCCAGCCGGACGCGGCGCGCAGCATCGCGCTGATCGGAGCGCCGATCGAGGTCGGCACCAGCGAGCCCGGCGCCCTCATGGGACCGGCGGCCCTGCGCACGGCCGGTCTCGTCCGGGCGCTCGCCGAACTCGGCCACGCGATCGCGGATCGCGGCGACGTGGTCCCGGACGGACCTGCCGGGACGCGCGGGCTCGAGGGTGTCGCCGCCTGGACGCGGGCCGTGTCCAGGGCCGTGGGGGACGCCCTCGACGCGGGGGCGCTCCCGCTGACCGCCGGCGGCGATCACAGCCTGTCCCTGGGCTCCGTCGACGGGGTGATGCGGCACTCCGCGCGGCGCGGCCAGCCCGTCTTCGTGCTCTGGCTCGACGCCCACGCCGACTTCAACACGCCGGCGACCTCCCCCTCCGGCAACGTCCACGGCATGCCGCTCGCCGCCCTGTGCGGGGAGCCGGGATTCCCGTCCCTGTTCGCCGAGCCGGCACCGGCGCCCCTGCCGCCCGCCCATGTCCACCTGTTCGGCCTCCGGTCGATCGACGCCGGCGAGCGCGCCCTCGTGACGGCGCGCCGGGTCGGCGTCACCGACATGCGCACGATCGACGAGTTCGGAGTCGTGGCGCCCCTGCGGCGGGTGCTCGACCGCGTCGCCGCGCAGGGGGCGCATCTCCATGTCAGCCTCGACATCGACTTCCTCGATCCGTCGATCGCCCCGGCCGTGGGCACCACCGTTCCGGGCGGCGCGACCTTCCGGGAGGCGCACCTGATCATGGAGATGCTCCACGATTCCGGGCTGGTCCGCTCCCTCGACGTGGTGGAACTCAACCCCTTCCTGGACGAGCGCGGCCGCAGCGCCCGGGTCTTGGTCGAGCTGGTGGCGAGCCTGTTCGGCCGGCGCATCCTCGACCGGCCGACCGGGCCGATCGAGGCCGTGGCCGCAGAGCCGGCCGGACGCGCCTGA